GCACAGTTCTTAATGCCACTGTGCGTATGTCTCAACatcttgtatttgtgtgtattctAATGTGTCTGTCACGTGTCTGTGTGTTGAATAGATGGTGAATTCCCTCCAGCACCAGCCCCCTGCCCAGCTGGCTGCAGAACCAACCGCTACTGTGAACCACGGCAGTCCCCCTCCGGCTGCTGACCCAGTGGTCAGGAAGCAGGTCGTGCAGGACCTCATGGCCCAAATGCAAGGGACGTACAACTTCATGCAGGTAAAAAGGTCCAGCATACTGTGTACTGTAATGTCCAGGGGTCTCATTTAgaaaacagtgcgtaggatccatactTAAAATGTACGTGCGCACAAAAGCTGAAAATGGCGTGcgccaaaaaaaatctgacttcTAAAACTGTGCGTACGCACACCTGCAGGCAATGTTCCCTTTTATAAATTCAGTACACCTTGAAATGTGCGTGCTTGGATCCGCCTCATAATCCGCTCtctacacgcccacattcaaccataaatggtcgatgcaaagcacctcatgaatgtttctgtatgtaaatgagcctgttgatcagtggaGCTTTACGGTGAATCACAGCAACTACCGAGAGGAAGACcaagaaaagcatttttttctgacagAGATCGAGGTGCTTATAGGAGGACACTTTTTCCCCTCCTAATTCTTTCATTCACGTCACGTAGTCCTCAGTGCCGGTATATCCACTACGCAGCATGTTACGAGTGTCACCgctgtgtttatatgtttacagcCATCAGACGGATCGATTCACAACTTGCCAATCACTAATATCCACCACCTGGATATCATTTGAAAAAGGAAGTTTGATAGGtgaacactatttatttatttatttaagtttgtTAATGGTGAACTTGGCCTGCATTTAAGATTTGGACTGATAATGATCATGAGGATATGGAGTGATTGTGTGAAAGCTGTCACTGGCTTTATTTACACACTTTGTTCATTTACACAATCCATagtggtgaagatgtgccgggtggaggtgactggaggaAGCGGAGTGTGTGTGGCGCACAGCGGTGGCGCACTGGAGACACAGTTGCATCGGATAgctgttttttcattttgtccatGTATACTGtacctgtccctgtccctgtccttatctaataaaccataaataaatgaataagtcatGTCTTGTTCACTGCAGCGATTTTTcacacaacaactttatgaaaactaatATCATACTTGCTGATATATGCACACTATTAGAAGATATTATTAAAGCTGCTGGCGCTCTGTTCTGCCACTCTTTAATGCTATTTCATATAATCTTGGATTCCTACAACCCAATGATGATGAATtcaacagctgctccacagctgaccACGAGTGTCGGGCGtgatggtgagacagcgctgatgagatatGAGCAGAATTTGATTTGAGTTGGTTTATATCTTTTACATTTGTACGGTGCTTAtggaatagttatggctcaCGAGCACAAATAACACTGCTGGTTTATATGATTATGATAAAAtggatataagtatgaagtgaagttaaatgtgtgaggGGCATCATTATACATATAATCACATTTAATTtctacagtctggcttcaattcaccacctcaccatctTCGTCGCCAGTTTCCCCTGCCTCCATAATGTGCGTACGCGTGGTCCAAAGTTTCCGTTCAggtgcgcacattctcccgtTAAGTGTTTTTATAAATCACAACTGTTGCGTGGTGAAGTGGTGTACGCACATTTAAGGCCCCATTGTGCGTACGCAATGATTATAAAGGAGACCCCTGCTCAGTGCTGTTGCTTCTCAGACACTtaatgtgtcattcatacatTAGCATACCTATGTGATTCATATAGTGAAATTGTCTTTTTTCACTTGGAGGTCACTGTCTAGCAGTCAGGTACGCAAAGAACTGAGTATGAgtaaaacatttcttttatgGCACTTTTCAAAAACCAAATTATAATGTCTCACACGTGGAAACAAACctacaataataaaaggaaatggaaaaacgtaggtaaaatacattaaatgggATCAGATTACTAATAAAATAAGGTCAAACAAATTCCAATTACATccaactataaagcaaggaatctctatGTCCTTCGCTTATTTTGAGAAGcactcatccgatctacttcacacttggcgggtgtattgtcGGGGAACCAAAggaagtgctttgatgaatttGGTGTAATTTGGCTTCACGACACGTTcgatattaataaactttgcaTAAACAAGCGTGTGcaggggcttcagggctctgcagactaAGCCGAGCATGTCGTCCGCAGCAGGCAGCTTGCGGCTCATTGACTACAGTTCACTGCAGTTCCCCGGGCTcctcttcacttccctggaatCAACACAAGCATATAGCCAACTGGAAGCAGAATCAATTGTATTTCACcggcctgtgtgtttcccccccCGTGTGTAAGACTGTATTTCCCTGGTATAAGACTTAAAATTAACTTATGACACTAATAACGTTACCTCCAGCAAAATACCTCCGATAATTAAATCCATGCGCTACTTTATAACCGCAGTGGTTATGTCAAAGAAAGCGACTAATACGTGACTAATTACGTCCGCTATTTCACCAATGTTTCTGACTGCGAGTAACCCCGACTTGGGTGTGTTTTTCAGGGGCGGATTTAGTGAGGCAAACACCGTCTAGctttacttttcaccctttctcTAACTGGGAATGTTGactaatctgaatctgcaacgtAACTAGTAACATTTCTCTGTCCGGTAAATGTAGTACTtcaatgttttcctctgaagaAGTACACATTAAGTAGTATACAGTCGAGTTGCATATTTCTTTACGTGCTTTGGGGGctttttgtaagatattttTGGGTTCGATGAGTTAGAATAGTAACATAATTCAATCATTTTCATATCTAAACATCATAATAGCTGATTGGGTTCCTTTTAGTTGGGCCCCGAAGCCCAGGTTGCCTATCTTGCCTAACAATAAAGTCTGCCCCTGGTGTTTTCCCCCGTGAATCATAGTGTATTTCACCAGTGTTTCTGACTATGAgtagcagcaacaccacaggctaagcattcagcccgttctgaacaggcatgttttgagCGGGCActgcaaaagtaaaagtatattttaggaaaagatttAAAAGAGGATACTGTCCTCTCAGCCAGCTGTATTCTCTCAGCAGCTCGTTTCAAAGCCATGAGCAGGGCAAATTCTTGCTTACATAGGAGACTTAACCCAGATCTGCCTCAATTCAATTTGCCACTGCGCCGCCCCTACATCTGATCCATGACCCAGCAACTGTTGTTTGGGTTTCCCAGGACTCCATTTTGGAGTTTGACGGCCAAGCTCTGGACCCAGCCATCGTGTCCGCCCAGCCGATGAAGCCTGGGCAGACTGTTGACCTGCAGCAGTTGGGCTGCCCTTCAAGTGAGTGCCAGTTAATTTACCTAGACTCTGAACAGATTCTCTCGCTGAGGAGGGtgttgtcactgttttgtgatGTGGATATATTATCCTAAAAGCCTATAATGCATCACTTAGTAacattcttttttctttttcttccaaaCAGCCCACTCAGAGTCCAGACTTCCTCAGACAAGTGAAGTGTCTGGACCACAGGAATCCTCACAAGTAAGTCGAGTGGAAGCACAACAGGAAGCGGTTGTTTTGATTTGCCTGAAAGAGTGGTAGTACGGGTTATTTCTTGTATTATGTGGATCGTATTTTTAAAAGCGCTACAATGTGGATTAAATGTGATGCTCTCTGACATGTCATGATTTTATGTACTGTGTATTACAGGGTGATATTGGAATCATGTGAATATGATGATATGgtagaagggagggagggaaaaacAAAGATCCCATCTCTCCTGCTGACCTCTCCTCAACACTTGTTTCCTTACCTTCTTGattccctccttcctcccctcctcagGCCTCGATGTCTCTGTCGTCTGAGCAGTCCCCTGCCCCATGCTCCCTGTCCCCTGCTTTCCCACCTGTCTCCAAACCCACCCACACTGGAGGCATCAATGTCAACGCCGCACCCTTCCAGTCAGTGCAAGCGGTACGCCTTCTCTCTGGGTCTAAGTGAACAATACAACAGTGAACATGTTTGGACTTATTTAATACATTCTGTTGAAAACCGTGGGCTCGCCACaataatgacatttttctgcatccgggaggcgtgttcatgtgtttcaggcaggaagacattctttttttaacctaGGTCagcatgtcacaggagtcacaggatctgtttactgattggctgtgggttctctctggctgcacttcaccgctaaaagttaaactatcatcaacttttagtttggccgcTCTTAGCTGAAGAATCAAAGCAGCCTCAGCTCTCTGAGCTCGGAGCAGTCGCCGCAGCTTTCCATAAAcatcaaaggtcaaaggtcaactttATTATCCCACAAGGGGAAATTCATGTGGTCATATACACGtctcataaaaacaacatataaaaaCCTAACACAACCTAACAgtgtacagtgtacagtatagGGTGGTCTACAGCCTATTTGCCTCTAGTTTAGAAGTCTAATTGCCGTCGGCACAAAAGATTTGCTATACCGCGTTGTTCTAATTTTTTTCTGCAGGAATCTGCTATTTGATCTTTTACTCCTTTTGAGTTTCTGATAGAGAGGATGGGTAGGACCGTTGAGGATCTGATCTGCTTTTTTTAGAATAAGGTCCctgcatggcagctcgccgcaggccGCACTATATCGCTGCGCTGGGTTAGCAAAGTAAATCAAATATTTAAGGCCAGTTAACACGACTTATGAGTAGCAGCAAAAAAATTGTTAATTATTGGAATACCATCTAAACGGGCAACAATTTCACACGTCCCCTCATTTCCCAAACCTACAGTACGTCTTGTTCTATGGAAATTGTAATTGTGATACAAAAACTTTTCTCTCCCTATTCAGGTCTTTAATCTGAATGCACCCGTACCTCCAGCCACTGATGGCCAAGCAGATCCTCTGAAGCCGCCCAGCCAGTTCCCTGGTGGCTACGGACAGGGCTTTAGCAGCCAGTCAGAGAGTACTGTAGACCAGCCTGACATCCCACAGGAGACATTCCAGTCAGGTGAGTGTATAGCTTTGGCTGGTTGCATATCTTCAGACCAAGAAGTTGACattgtttattacacggctttgttgaatactggattctgattggtcaatcacagcgttctacggtctgttatgtctttataacagaccagtgctatgtataacagaccagtgctatgtataacagaccagtgctatgtataacagaccgttgctatgggcacagttctgatgttggactctggcggatcgtttttgtgtcaaattattgattccttaagtaagtagctgtgtaataagcgggataatgtacagctagcaggtcatttttgtgaaataaacctcttCAGAATGATGCAAGACcctcagggtttatttcacagcaatgaccggctcgctgtacattatcccttacttgtgtGCACAAGGTAAAAATAATGTCAGGATTTCAGGGGGTTCCATGCTACTAGTCAAGATATCCCTTCAGTGACGATAAAGCTGCAATAGGAGTCAATCAGCATGCCATTAAGTGAAAAAGCTGCCTTTTCAGCTTGCAGAAAGTTGTTTTAAACTGCAACTAACCACCGACTACTGCATCATAAACTTATAAAATCTCCTGTTTCGTTTGCTTCTGTCCAGTTGTTGGTGGGTTCCAGCCCCAAGACCAGGTCATGCCATCAGCAGGAGGCCATGAAGAGCCCTCTCCAGGCGCAGGGTTTGGACAGTCAGGTCAGTCCTTTTACAACAGCAGGGCTGTGCCCAGGGGCGGACCCAGGACCGGCCGTGGCATGATGAACGGATACCGGGGCTCCTCCAATGGATTCAGAGGTACAAGCATCAAACTATGTTTTACAGAGATACAATATCGTGTGGCCTCATGATTCACTGTTAAGACCAGGGCAGGAATTTCACCGGCGGCCATGGCTGCCATGGCCCGTCTGTCTGGCTTTGATGCCCCTCTGAAAACCGTATGCCTTGCGGACACAGTGGCCTTGATGCCCCTCAAGCACTGCCCCAGCTGATTTCTCTGTTTTCTCCTCTGACTCTTTCCTGTCAATATGGTTTTAAACACCAGTGTCTTTTGTTGAGATTCCGAATTTTATTTGGGCAATATCAAGTGAAACGTGGCCCACATAACTAGTGGTGGGTTTGAATTCGTGCCTGGTATGAACCATTGGAAAACCGGGCTATTAATGAAGGGGCACAGCTACGCCGTGTTCCGGCTGCAATGCAGAGCCCAGACTCCCAAAAGCGGTACCaaattatttttgtgaaataaacagctttttaaaatcttttattTCACTGATAGTTATACTATGTAATTGAAATAAAATCATCCTTGACCCTTtagttaaattaattatttccgTGGACTtaaaatcattgttttatttgatggcCTTGCTGCTCTGGCATTTGGCCTTTGTGCCCTCAAAAACTTGACAACACCAGGCCAAGTGGCCTTGCCCCTAAAATGATGAAATTCCAGGCCTGGTAATGACACAATACATGTTTTTATGCAAGTCCGTTGTTAATTCTAATGTATTTTGTCATCAGGGGGATATGAAGGTTATCGCCCTCCTTTCTCAAACGCTCCCAGCAGCGGTTATGGTCAAACCCAATTTAATACTTCTCGGGACTATTCCAATAACACCTACCAGCGGGTAAGGGTTCCTTTCCTTATtaacataatacactttatgtACCAAAAAACTCATATAATATCTGTTATTCAGTACATTTTCAAATTTGTAAGATTGCCAGTTATTGTAAAATCCCTGTTGTTTCTTCAAGGAGGGATACCAACAAAACTACAAGCGGGGAGCTGCCCAAGGAGCTCGAGGTTTGTCGAGAGGAAATGCTCAAACAATGCGATCCTAAAAGGATCCTAAGGACCGTCAAGTCGCGCCACGTTTAACATTCAGGATTTTTGAATGTGTTCGCCCCAGCTCACTTTTATAACAATGTTTTGTTTCTCATTGgtaatcttatttttttaactcttgGCATACTTATCAGAGTCAGCCTGCTTTGGTCTGTCTAGATCCTCTTAATGTTCTAaca
This window of the Sebastes fasciatus isolate fSebFas1 chromosome 2, fSebFas1.pri, whole genome shotgun sequence genome carries:
- the caprin1a gene encoding caprin-1a isoform X1, yielding MPSVMVGNNAVQSAIPDLGNASNSETMKQVLAVIDKKVRNMEKKKSKLDDCQARKSKGDQLNQDQLDALTKYQEIANNLEFARELQKSFLALGQEIQKAVKKTARREQLQREEMEQRRLKTVLELQFLLDQLGDESVRQDLKRPDATGSPLLSDADLKSLDEFYKLVGPDRNYDVRLTEQYEEASLHLLELLEGRDKAVAGTTYKSLKDTLEKVLLSGYFDRAQTHQNGKCEEEEEQEEQTVVAESKAGKQPSEPEASATEKYTEPIQVETTEFVNRQFIPETTYSSTEKDQVEEWTVEAQMVNSLQHQPPAQLAAEPTATVNHGSPPPAADPVVRKQVVQDLMAQMQGTYNFMQDSILEFDGQALDPAIVSAQPMKPGQTVDLQQLGCPSTHSESRLPQTSEVSGPQESSQASMSLSSEQSPAPCSLSPAFPPVSKPTHTGGINVNAAPFQSVQAVFNLNAPVPPATDGQADPLKPPSQFPGGYGQGFSSQSESTVDQPDIPQETFQSVVGGFQPQDQVMPSAGGHEEPSPGAGFGQSGQSFYNSRAVPRGGPRTGRGMMNGYRGSSNGFRGGYEGYRPPFSNAPSSGYGQTQFNTSRDYSNNTYQREGYQQNYKRGAAQGARGLSRGNAQTMRS